AGCCAGGGTTGTGAAGGGAATACCCGTGTTGAGAAGGGAGGGGAGAACGATTATGGTCAGACTATTCCAAAATATCACTCATGCAAGTGTCAAGATAGACTCTTTTGCGGAGAACATTGAAAACCGGGGACAAGCATTGATCTTCATGATCGCAATCCAGGCATATCTCGACATGGTCCTCTACAAAAAGAACCTGTTAAAGACACTGGCTAACGGCATTCAAAGAAAGGTCAAGCACCAGGTCGAGCAACAACACCGCTATTCGGTGGTTTTCTTCCTGCACCCCTGGGAACCATCGGGAAAGAGCTATGGAGCATATCTGTTTTCCCTCATAGAGAAAGAGTCACTCTTTAGGAACCTTCAGAAAGCTGTACACTGCCTCGAAGCCGAAATCAAAACTATCGAGAGACAACTCGCTATGGAATTACCGCCTCTTTCGTGACGTATGGTTAACCCTAACCCTGGTCCCTGTTCCCTCTGTG
This sequence is a window from Syntrophorhabdaceae bacterium. Protein-coding genes within it:
- a CDS encoding 2OG-Fe(II) oxygenase family protein, translated to MIASIASIHHGVPRCQRARCNSTGIARGETKSTARVVKGIPVLRREGRTIMVRLFQNITHASVKIDSFAENIENRGQALIFMIAIQAYLDMVLYKKNLLKTLANGIQRKVKHQVEQQHRYSVVFFLHPWEPSGKSYGAYLFSLIEKESLFRNLQKAVHCLEAEIKTIERQLAMELPPLS